A region of Acidobacteriota bacterium DNA encodes the following proteins:
- a CDS encoding efflux RND transporter periplasmic adaptor subunit — translation MKRLHLRILQALLPLIILAAAGFIALTMYWNRPPVETLAPVVTPPGVRVHEVALTDAPLTVMSQGTVRPRTESQLVSEIDGRVIWVAPSFVEGGFFEADDVLVRIDPFDYEQQLVSARSQLAQARLRLAEEEAEAEVAQREWETLGRGDPRELALRKPQLDDARAAVAAAEAGVERAVRDLQRAEIIAPYAGRMRAKNVDIGQYVRRGDSVATVYAVDFAEIRLPLPDDELAYLDLPLSYRGVEQQAQPQVTLRATFAGQTHSWNGRIVRTESEIDSVSRMVHAVAEVADPYAQGANPDRPPLAVGMYVEAEISGRTARGVAVLPREALRGRDRMLVVTPDDRLEFRTVDVLRTSAESAIVETGLVAGELVVVSPLDAPTDGMLVQLAAADPALLARRNGAAMDARPASSADPPADGAAPAAVTAPDRAEPATGAAAPTAAPAAAPAAPAAPAEGSDQESARVEALPQWLEAILDETPPAGANGRPARNERASASAREAPSVDRSVDPGEVAARAETVPAAPRDTARDRRRAAASISALSVLPFDDLSSGREAGLDVDLGVVITEAVTARLAALPGVGVIAGGDDAMWVVGGGIQRIGSMLRVTARLTDARNGAVISAVKVDGTVEALADLQERVADAMADSVRDALASEAGRASGGGADAAAPRRDGGQA, via the coding sequence ATGAAACGCCTACACCTTCGCATCCTCCAGGCCCTGCTGCCGCTGATCATCCTTGCCGCGGCCGGCTTCATCGCGCTCACGATGTACTGGAATCGGCCTCCGGTGGAAACACTGGCGCCAGTGGTGACGCCGCCGGGCGTTCGCGTCCACGAGGTCGCCCTGACCGACGCGCCGCTTACCGTCATGAGCCAGGGAACGGTCCGGCCACGTACCGAGAGCCAGCTCGTTTCCGAGATCGACGGCCGCGTGATCTGGGTCGCGCCTTCCTTCGTCGAGGGCGGGTTCTTCGAAGCGGATGACGTGCTCGTTCGGATCGACCCGTTCGACTACGAACAGCAGCTCGTCAGCGCACGGTCGCAACTCGCGCAGGCACGTCTTCGCCTTGCCGAAGAAGAGGCCGAGGCGGAGGTGGCGCAGAGGGAATGGGAAACGCTCGGCCGTGGCGACCCGCGCGAACTGGCGTTGCGCAAGCCGCAGCTCGATGACGCACGCGCGGCCGTGGCGGCGGCGGAAGCGGGTGTCGAGCGAGCCGTACGCGATCTCCAGCGGGCCGAGATTATTGCGCCGTATGCCGGCCGCATGCGAGCCAAGAACGTCGATATCGGCCAGTACGTTCGGAGGGGCGACTCGGTCGCCACCGTCTATGCGGTCGATTTTGCGGAAATCCGGCTGCCGCTTCCCGATGACGAGCTCGCTTATCTCGACCTTCCACTGTCGTATCGCGGCGTCGAACAGCAGGCGCAGCCGCAGGTGACCCTGCGCGCGACGTTCGCTGGCCAGACACACTCGTGGAACGGGCGCATCGTCCGCACCGAAAGCGAGATCGACTCGGTGAGCCGCATGGTCCACGCCGTCGCCGAGGTCGCGGATCCGTACGCCCAGGGCGCGAATCCGGACCGCCCCCCGCTTGCGGTCGGTATGTACGTGGAGGCCGAGATCAGCGGGCGCACGGCCCGCGGCGTTGCCGTGCTTCCGCGCGAGGCCCTGCGCGGCCGTGACCGGATGCTGGTGGTCACGCCTGACGACCGGCTCGAGTTCCGCACCGTCGACGTGCTCCGAACCTCGGCGGAATCGGCGATTGTGGAAACTGGACTGGTGGCGGGTGAACTCGTCGTAGTCTCACCGCTCGACGCGCCGACCGACGGAATGCTGGTGCAGCTTGCCGCTGCGGATCCCGCCCTGCTTGCGCGAAGGAACGGAGCGGCGATGGACGCGCGACCGGCTTCCAGTGCTGACCCTCCGGCCGACGGGGCCGCGCCCGCCGCCGTCACGGCTCCGGACCGCGCGGAACCCGCAACCGGCGCTGCGGCGCCGACGGCTGCTCCCGCGGCGGCCCCGGCCGCCCCGGCCGCCCCGGCCGAAGGATCCGACCAGGAATCAGCCCGCGTTGAGGCACTGCCGCAATGGCTGGAAGCGATCCTGGATGAGACCCCGCCGGCCGGAGCAAACGGCCGTCCAGCGAGGAACGAACGGGCATCCGCATCCGCACGAGAAGCTCCGTCCGTTGATCGGTCCGTCGACCCGGGAGAGGTGGCGGCCCGCGCGGAGACTGTTCCTGCTGCGCCAAGGGACACGGCGCGAGACCGGCGGCGGGCCGCAGCATCGATCAGCGCGCTCTCGGTGTTGCCGTTCGATGACCTGAGCTCGGGTCGAGAGGCGGGACTGGACGTGGACCTCGGTGTCGTCATCACGGAGGCGGTGACGGCGCGACTCGCGGCGCTGCCCGGGGTCGGGGTGATCGCGGGTGGCGACGACGCGATGTGGGTGGTTGGTGGCGGCATCCAGCGCATCGGGTCCATGCTCCGCGTGACGGCGCGACTGACCGACGCGCGTAACGGCGCGGTCATCTCGGCCGTCAAGGTCGACGGCACGGTTGAGGCACTGGCCGATCTTCAGGAGCGCGTCGCGGACGCGATGGCCGACAGCGTGCGAGACGCGCTAGCCAGCGAGGCGGGGCGGGCCAGCGGCGGAGGCGCGGATGCCGCCGCTCCGCGTCGGGATGGGGGGCAGGCATGA